In one window of Lytechinus pictus isolate F3 Inbred chromosome 19, Lp3.0, whole genome shotgun sequence DNA:
- the LOC129283286 gene encoding serine/threonine-protein phosphatase 6 regulatory ankyrin repeat subunit B-like has product MVVISNLKARVVLPSKGICNLAKSIESFRVSHTDRGPDDSLGTSRDICESAKYIESRRVSTIKGDDIELRPQYQSAPRGIAKSWKRIDNLRASMIEEETDDYSPLLTAVKNGHLDEVRNLVSQGADVNQVYAEGWTPLVIAAKTGRVEVLGYLLGQGAEMRTFVKGLSALHCAAFFGHLDAIKCLISRRVEVNKGAKDGWTALHMAALQGHLDVVKYLISQGAEVNKEDNNGWTALHHAAWNGDLHVANYLISQRVDVNKGGNGSSTALHVAAENGHSDFIRYLISQGADVNQEDENYKSVLHAAFHTASQSGHIDVIRCLISQKVEMTKGEIKDCTAIHHAAENGHLEVLKYLISQGAEVNFRVNDGTTALHLAAKNGHLDVIKYLISLRAEVNQGVDYGATALHIATENGQLDIIKYLISQEADVDKGDNNNITALHRAAYQGHLGIAKHLIANGAQVNKRCENGFTALHIASQNGYLDVVKYLIDQGAEVNKGYNDGRTALHIAVRSGHLDVVKYLIVQGAEVNVNKGSNDGNTALHIAIESGHLDIIKYLITHGAEVNKEKQTNDIAALCIASQNGHLDVIKFLISQGAKVNKGNNDGWTALHVAAQNGHLDILKYLISKGAEVNKGNNDGWTALHVAVESGYLDIIKYMISQGVRVNKGNNDGWTALHIAAQNGHFDAIKYLISQGAEVNKGNKNGIAALYIACQNGHLDIIKYLISQGAKASKGDYNDVTSLHIAVQIGHLNVIKYLISQGAELNKGNNDGWTASHIAAQVDHLDVIKYLIAQGADVNKGDNDGSTALHVAVHSGHLDVVKYVIDQRADVNKGNNKGATALHVATNIGHLDVIKYLIGQGADVNKGDNDGSTALHVAVHSGHLDVVKYVIDQRADVNKGNNKGATALHVAANIGHLDVIKYLIGQGADVNKGDNDGSTALNVAVHSGHLDVVKYLIGQEADVNKGNNKGATALHVAAKIGHLDVVKYLISKGAEVNKGDNKGTTALHTAAFKKYLEIVKYLISRGAEVNAKNENGWTCLAFAFLSFHPYVIQVLRAAGAEMDNEMESQLMLLLMFIGPLIFAERCITTSNTVAIHLAIRHGQTTVIEKLVSQGADLNDQSADGQMCLHEAIKLCYNTGRNVQESYTLRKISDEFYNGNLSPEKALVFYLLDNGAKTDVEDRSGKLPIHYAKDEEVKQMILSRMNFPEPAWYHQDIVNTERPEESRVPDQGISEDFTTPQDTPKPEYRREAGKNETQTQTTGQDADHTDDEEYDLIKLEKHGITVRISKYEIYSAKDISVEVIEDVPPELELKETEAIISVGLKMSPPDAIFDSPVKVTMPHCAAFARPQDAEVCIYYRPSGKVCDFIYHSVFFPLFIAYLIRGGGIVVHETIGALS; this is encoded by the exons ATGGTCGTAATATCAAACTTGAAGGCCCGTGTGGTCTTGCCATCAAAGGGAATTTGCAATCTAGCCAAATCAATTGAAAGTTTTCGAGTGAGTCATACTGATAGAGGTCCAGATGACTCTTTGGGCACATCACGAGATATTTGTGAATCAGCCAAATATATTGAAAGTCGAAGAGTGAGTACAATTAAAGGAGATGACATTGAGCTCAGACCACAATATCAAAGTGCCCCGCGAGGAATCGCTAAATCGTGGAAACGTATCGATAATCTTAGAGCAAGTATGATTGAAGAAGAAACGGATGACTACTCTCCATTACTTACGGCTGTAAAGAATGGTCACCTTGATGAAGTACGAAACCTAGTCAGTCAAGGGGCGGATGTAAATCAGGTATATGCTGAAGGCTGGACACCGTTAGTGATTGCAGCAAAGACCGGCAGAGTTGAGGTATTGGGCTATTTATTAGGTCAAGGGGCTGAGATGAGAACCTTTGTCAAAGGACTGTCTGCATTACACTGTGCTGCTTTCTTTGGTCATCTTGATGCTATTAAATGTCTGATCAGTCGACGGGTTGAGGTGAATAAAGGAGCTAAGGATGGTTGGACTGCACTACACATGGCTGCTCTGCAAGGTCATCTTGATGTcgtcaaatatctgatcagtcaaggggctgaggtaaATAAAGAGGATAacaatggttggactgcattacaccaCGCTGCTTGGAATGGAGATCTTCACGTCGCCAATTATCTGATCAGTCAACGGGTTGATGTGAATAAAGGAGGTAACGGGAGTTCGACTGCATTACACGTTGCTGCTGAGAATGGTCATTCTGATTTCATCagatatctgatcagtcaaggggctgatgTGAATCAAGAAGATGAAAATTATAAGAGTGTATTACACGCTGCATTCCACACTGCATCTCAGAGTGGACATATTGATGTCATCAGATGTCTTATCAGTCAAAAGGTTGAGATGACTAAAGGGGAGATTAAGGATTGTACTGCAATACACCATGCTGCTGAGAATGGACATCTGGAAGTcctcaaatatctgatcagtcaaggggccGAGGTGAATTTTAGAGTTAACGATGGTACGACTGCACTACACCTTGCTGctaagaatggtcatcttgatgtcatcAAATATCTAATCAGTCTAAGGGCTGAGGTGAATCAAGGAGTCGATTACGGTgcgactgcattacacattgctacTGAGAATGGTCAACTTGACATCATAAAATATTTGATCAGTCAAGAAGCCGATGTGGATAAAGGAGACAACAATAATATCACTGCATTGCACCGTGCAGCTTATCAAGGTCATCTTGGTATTGCTAAACATCTAATAGCTAATGGGGCACAGGTGAATAAAAGATGTGAAAACGGTTTTACCGCATTACACATTGCTTCTCAAAATGGATACCTTGATGTGGTCAAATATCTGATCGatcaaggggctgaggtgaatAAAGGATATAACGATGgtcggactgcattacacattgctgtTCGTagtggtcatcttgatgtcgtCAAATATCTGATCGTTCAAGGGGCCGAGGTGAATGTGAATAAAGGAAGTAACGATGGTAATACTGCATTGCACATTGCTATAGAGAGTGGTCATCTTGATATTATCAAATATCTCATCACTCATGGGGCTGaggtaaataaagaaaaacaaacaaatgacaTTGCCGCATTATGCATTGCatctcagaatggtcatcttgatgtcatcaaatttctgatcagtcaaggggctaaggtgaataaaggaaataacgatggttggactgcattacacgttgctgctcagaatggtcatcttgatatcCTCAAATATCTTATCAGTAAAGGGGCTGAGGTGAATAAAGGAAATaacgatggttggactgcattacacgtTGCTGTTGAGAGTGGTTATCTTGATATCATCAAATATATGATCAGTCAAGGGGTTAGGGTGAATAAAGGAAATaacgatggttggactgcattacacattgctgctcagaatggtcattttgatgccatcaaatatctgatcagtcaaggggctgaggtgaataaaggaaataaaaatggcATTGCTGCATTATACATTGCATGTCAGAATGGCCAtcttgatataatcaaatatctCATTAGCCAAGGAGCCAAAGCGAGTAAAGGAGATTACAATGATGTGACCTCATTACACATCGCTGTTCAGATTGGTCATCTTAatgtcatcaaatatctgatcagtcaaggggctgagttGAATAAAGGAAATAACGATGGTTGGACTGCTTCACACATTGCTGCTCAGGTTGATCATCTTGatgtcatcaaatatctgatcgcTCAAGGGGCTGATGTGAATAAAGGAGATAACGATGGTTCGACTGCACTACATGTTGCTGTTCATagtggtcatcttgatgtcgtGAAATATGTAATCGATCAAAGGGCTGATGTGAATaaaggaaataacaaaggtgcGACTGCATTACATGTTGCTACTAATattggtcatcttgatgtaatcAAATATCTGATCGGTCAAGGGGCTGATGTGAATAAAGGAGATAACGATGGTTCGACTGCACTACATGTTGCTGTTCATagtggtcatcttgatgtcgtGAAATATGTAATCGATCAAAGGGCTGATGTGAATaaaggaaataacaaaggtgcGACTGCATTACATGTTGCTGCTAATattggtcatcttgatgtaatcAAATATCTGATCGGTCAAGGGGCTGATGTGAATAAAGGAGATAACGATGGTTCGACTGCACTAAACGTTGCTGTTCATAGTGGTCACCTTGATGTCGTGAAATATCTGATCGGTCAAGAGGCTGATGTGAATaaaggaaataacaaaggtgcGACTGCATTACATGTTGCTGCTAAAATTGGTCATCTGGATGTCGtcaaatatctgattagtaaaGGAGCTGAGGTGAATAAAGGAGATAACAAGGGTACGACTGCATTACACACTGCTGCTTTCAAAAAATATCTAGAAATCGTCAAATATCTGATTAGTCGAGGAGCCGAGGTTAACGCTAAAAATGAAAACGGTTGGACTTGTTTAGCCTTTGCCTTTTTATCATTTCATCCTTATGTCATTCAAGTTCTTAGGGCTGCAGGTGCCGAAATGGATAATGAAATGGAAAGTCAACTGATGCTTCTACTTATGTTTATAGGTCCATTGATCTTCGCAGAACGTTGCATCACCACATCTAATACCGTG GCTATTCATCTTGCTATACGACATGGTCAAACCACCGTCATTGAAAAGTTAGTGTCTCAAGGAGCTGATCTCAATGACCAGTCGGCTGACGGTCAGATGTGCCTTCATGAAGCCATCAAACTCTGTTACAATACTGGGAGAAATGTACAGGAAAGTTACACGCTAAGAAAG ATTTCTGATGAGTTTTACAATGGAAACCTATCACCCGAGAAGGCTTTGGTGTTCTATCTACTTGACAATGGAGCTAAGACAGATGTAGAAGATAGGTCTGGCAAACTACCAATCCACTATGCCAAGGATGAAGAGGTCAAACAGATGATCTTATCGAG AATGAATTTTCCTGAACCGGCCTGGTATCATCAAG ACATAGTGAATACAGAACGTCCAGAGGAATCTAGGGTCCCTGATCAAGGAATTTCAGAGGATTTCACTACGCCCCAAGATACTCCTAAGCCTGAATATAGGAGGGAAGCGGGTAAAAATGAAACTCAAACCCAAACTACAGGACAAGATGCGGATCATACTGATGATGAAGAATATGACCTGATTAAACTTGAAAAGCATGGTATCACGGTCAGAATTTCCAAATATGAAATTTACAGCGCAAAGGACATCTCTGTGGAAGTGATTGAAGACGTCCCACCTGAGCTGGAGCTGAAGGAAACAGAAGCCATCATATCGGTTGGATTGAAGATGTCGCCTCCAGATGCAATCTTTGACAGTCCTGTTAAAGTAACGATGCCCCACTGTGCTGCATTCGCAAGGCCACAGGATGCAGAAGTCTGCATCTATTATCGACCAAGTGGTAAAGTTTGCGATTTTATATATCACTCggtcttctttcccctttttattgcatatttaataCGAGGTGGTGGAATAGTAGTGCATGAAACAATCGGAGCGCTGAGCTAA